One Desulfobulbus propionicus DSM 2032 DNA segment encodes these proteins:
- a CDS encoding tetratricopeptide repeat protein, producing MSRVKKLEKSGQFEAAADLLQSVFRAWPHHPEALCAMARILAAQKQVAEAATLMAQALEQGAGNAELLYSAGFVQYRAGNVSFAVESLLAALNVQPRHLESLLLLTNIFIEEKRWEDVLTFSLRLLEMLPENGDVLLAAGTAHLRLNNFREAHDFLSRAVQLDGQCTKKLLNLGTVCRFLRDYDQAVHWYTRVLGRDPDNVETLNALSSLYVDRHLFDKARHCLDRSLALDPGNADSLAALAYFQVKLRKIEEAERTYQSLLRINPDHHEARFAYGSLLLLKGDFRRGLPYYESRFAVMGTFLDGPWPIWDGRSAAGKRLLVRAEQGAGDTIQFCRLLPLLKKLGAEIVFSCQPSLGRLMSSVPAIDTLLPVTEFPIDKVSVDAQVALMSLMGVLGITLDTLPGHCPYLAVAPERIEHARSRMVPSAKVKVALIWAGNPRQTDDHNRSMTLAQLAPLGELADEIDFYSLQVGPAQQQVAGDGGVLRLKDVSAELHDYADTAAFMACMDLVVSVCTSTVHLAGALALPTVALLPFAADWRWFTDRDDSPWYPTVRLLRQPGPGEWQPVIQTLHQVLRQTARR from the coding sequence TTGTCCAGGGTAAAGAAGCTAGAAAAATCAGGACAATTCGAGGCGGCGGCGGATCTGTTGCAGTCTGTGTTCAGGGCGTGGCCGCACCATCCCGAGGCCCTGTGCGCCATGGCCCGCATCCTGGCAGCCCAGAAACAAGTGGCGGAGGCCGCCACTCTGATGGCCCAGGCATTGGAGCAGGGGGCAGGCAATGCGGAACTGCTCTATAGCGCCGGCTTTGTGCAGTACCGGGCAGGGAATGTCTCCTTTGCCGTTGAGTCCCTGTTGGCGGCATTGAACGTCCAGCCGCGCCATCTGGAGTCCCTTCTCCTGTTGACCAATATTTTTATAGAAGAAAAACGATGGGAGGATGTGCTGACGTTTTCCTTGCGGCTGCTGGAGATGCTGCCGGAGAACGGGGACGTGCTGCTGGCGGCCGGGACGGCGCATCTCCGGCTCAATAATTTTCGCGAGGCGCACGATTTTTTATCGCGGGCGGTGCAGCTGGATGGCCAGTGCACCAAGAAGTTGTTGAATCTTGGCACGGTCTGCCGATTTTTGCGGGACTATGACCAGGCGGTGCACTGGTATACCCGAGTCCTGGGACGCGATCCCGACAACGTCGAGACGCTGAACGCGCTTTCTTCGCTCTATGTGGACAGGCACCTGTTCGACAAGGCCAGGCACTGTCTGGATCGCTCCCTGGCCCTTGACCCGGGCAATGCCGACAGTTTGGCCGCCTTGGCCTATTTCCAGGTGAAGCTGCGGAAGATCGAGGAGGCCGAGCGCACCTATCAATCGTTGCTGCGCATCAACCCCGATCACCATGAGGCCCGTTTCGCATACGGCTCCCTGCTCCTGCTCAAAGGGGATTTCCGCCGCGGCCTGCCGTACTATGAATCGCGATTCGCGGTCATGGGAACGTTTCTAGACGGTCCATGGCCGATTTGGGATGGGCGGTCGGCGGCGGGGAAACGGCTTTTGGTCCGCGCCGAACAGGGAGCGGGGGATACCATCCAATTCTGTCGCCTGCTGCCGCTGTTGAAAAAGCTCGGCGCGGAGATCGTGTTTTCCTGCCAGCCCTCGCTGGGGCGCTTGATGTCCAGCGTGCCGGCAATCGACACACTTTTGCCGGTCACCGAGTTTCCCATCGACAAGGTTTCGGTCGATGCACAGGTGGCCTTGATGAGTCTCATGGGGGTGTTGGGGATCACCCTTGACACCTTGCCCGGCCACTGCCCCTATCTGGCGGTCGCGCCCGAGCGCATCGAGCACGCCCGCTCCCGGATGGTGCCGTCGGCCAAAGTGAAGGTCGCCCTGATCTGGGCGGGAAATCCACGGCAGACGGATGACCACAACCGGTCCATGACCCTGGCCCAGTTGGCGCCGCTGGGCGAACTGGCCGACGAGATCGACTTCTATTCCCTTCAGGTCGGGCCGGCGCAGCAGCAGGTGGCCGGTGACGGCGGCGTGTTGCGATTGAAGGATGTGTCCGCCGAGCTCCATGACTATGCCGACACGGCCGCCTTCATGGCGTGCATGGATCTCGTGGTCAGCGTCTGCACCTCCACCGTGCATTTGGCTGGAGCGCTCGCCCTGCCCACCGTCGCGCTGCTTCCATTTGCCGCCGACTGGCGATGGTTCACGGATCGGGATGATTCGCCCTGGTACCCCACCGTCCGCCTGCTGCGCCAGCCCGGTCCGGGGGAATGGCAGCCTGTCATCCAAACATTGCATCAGGTTCTTCGCCAGACGGCACGGAGGTGA